Proteins encoded in a region of the Falco rusticolus isolate bFalRus1 chromosome 10, bFalRus1.pri, whole genome shotgun sequence genome:
- the PTPN1 gene encoding tyrosine-protein phosphatase non-receptor type 1 isoform X2, giving the protein MLQIERRLPLPYQIRIYAFINETLQKKIVDIRHEASDFPCKVAKHPRNKNRNRYRDVSPFDHSRIKLNQGDNDYINASLIKMEEAQRSYILTQGPLPNTCGHFWEMVWEQKSRGVVMLNRVMEKGSVKCAQYWPRKEEKEMFFEDTNLKLTLVSEDIKSYYTVRQLELENLTTQETREILHFHYTTWPDFGVPESPASFLNFLFKVRESGSLNPEHGPVVVHCSAGIGRSGTFCLVDTCLLLMDKRKDPSSVDVKQVLLEMRKYRMGLIQTADQLRFSYLAVIEGAKFIMGDASVQEQWKELSNEDLDPPPEHTPPPPRPPKRTSEMHNGRMHEHTEFFPKHQVVEEEIRCSVSTVEEMVPDGRAHSSVPLVTDSTSQDTEIRRRTVGENLRLSPHKEESMKSENSEEDDENMMTTWKPFLVNICMFTFLTAGAYLCYRVCFH; this is encoded by the exons gacATCAGGCACGAAGCCAGTGATTTTCCATGTAAAGTGGCCAAACATCctagaaacaaaaatagaaataggTACAGAGATGTCAGCCCCT TTGATCACAGTCGAATTAAGCTAAACCAAGGTGACAATGACTATATCAATGCTAGTTTGATAAAAATGGAAGAGGCCCAAAGGAGCTACATCCTTACCCAG GGACCTTTGCCAAATACTTGTGGTCACTTCTGGGAGATGGTTTGGGAACAGAAAAGTCGTGGTGTTGTCATGTTGAACCGAGTGATGGAAAAGGGATCT GTAAAGTGTGCACAGTACTGGCCAcggaaggaggagaaagaaatgttttttgaagaTACAAATTTGAAACTAACATTGGTATCTGAAGATATAAAATCATATTACACAGTACGACAGCTGGAATTGGAAAACCTTACA ACACAGGAAACTAGAGAGATTCTGCACTTTCATTATACGACGTGGCCTGACTTTGGCGTCCCGGAGTCACCTGCTTCGTTCCTCAATTTCCTGTTCAAAGTGAGAGAGTCCGGCTCGCTTAACCCTGAGCACGGGCCCGTCGTGGTGCACTGCAGCGCAGGAATCGGGAGATCGGGaactttttgtttggttgataCATGTCTTCTACTG ATGGACAAACGGAAAGATCCTTCTTCTGTGGACGTGAAACAGGTTCTCCTAGAAATGAGGAAGTACCGGATGGGACTCATACAGACAGCAGACCAGCTCCGTTTCTCCTACTTAGCTGTTATTGAAGGGGCAAAATTCATTATGGGAGACGCGTCAGTGCAA gAGCAGTGGAAAGAGCTCTCCAATGAGGACCTGGACCCACCACCTGAACACACCCCACCGCCTCCCAGACCGCCAAAGCGAACCTCAGAAATGCATAATGGAAGGATGCACGAACACACGGAATTCTTTCCTAAACATCAAGTAGTAGAGGAAGAGATTAGATGTTCGGTCAGCACTGTGGAAGAGATGGTTCCAGATGGCAGAGCTCATTCATCTGTGCCACTGGTTACAGACAG CACTAGTCAAGACACTGAAATTCGGAGGAGAACTGTTGGTGAAAACCTGCGTCTCTCGCCCCACAAAGAAGAGTCGATGAAGTCTGAAAACTCCGAAGAGGATGATGAGAACATGATGACAACTTGGAAGCCATTTCTAGTGAATATTTGCATGTTCACTTTCCTCACAGCCGGAGCTTATCTCTGTTACAGGGTGTGTTTTCATTGA